One Sulfurimonas sp. HSL-3221 genomic window, CTTGACGAGCATGTTGTTTCTCCAGCATTTGGTTTTCGATTCGTTTGAACAGGGTCGTGATGCCGTACAGCGCGGCACCGGCGAGCGGTAGGGCAAAATACCAGTGTGTTTTTCCCCACTCGAGCACCTGCAAGATCTGTTCCCCCAGCAGGTAGGCGGGGATAATCGTGATCGCCGCCCAGACCCAGGCGCTGAGCAGGTTGATAAAGGCGAATTTTTTCGAGGAGTATTTTGTGATCCCGATGCTCATCGGGATGACAGTGCGCAGTCCGTAGAGGTAGCGCTGTACGAAGATAAGGGGCCAGCCGTACTTTTTAAGCAGCAGGTGGGCAATAGCGAACTTGCGGCGCTGTGAATGGAATTTCCGCTGGATGAAGCCTTTGTTGAAACGGCCGATATAGAAGTAGATCTGATCGCCGGCAAAACCGCCGAGCCCGGCGACAAAGATGGCAATGGGGACGTTCATATGTCCCGTGGTTGCCATGATGCCGGCCATCAGTAGGCCCATCTCCCCCTCGAGGATACTCCAGACGAAAAGGATGATGTAACCGTACTCCTG contains:
- a CDS encoding DedA family protein, translating into MEAYLLELLQEYGYIILFVWSILEGEMGLLMAGIMATTGHMNVPIAIFVAGLGGFAGDQIYFYIGRFNKGFIQRKFHSQRRKFAIAHLLLKKYGWPLIFVQRYLYGLRTVIPMSIGITKYSSKKFAFINLLSAWVWAAITIIPAYLLGEQILQVLEWGKTHWYFALPLAGAALYGITTLFKRIENQMLEKQHARQARNATR